In the Xyrauchen texanus isolate HMW12.3.18 chromosome 47, RBS_HiC_50CHRs, whole genome shotgun sequence genome, gctaggccacgccagaaccttgatatgcttcttacagagccactccttggttatcctggctgtgtgcttcgggtcattgtcatgttggaagacccagcctcgacccatcttcaatgctctaactgagggaaggaggttgttccccaaaatctcgcaatacattgccccggtcatcctctccttaatacagtgcagtcgccctgtcccatgtgcagaaaaacacccccaaagcatgaggctaccacccccatgcttcacagtagggatggtgttcttgggatggtaatcatcattcttcttcctccaaacacggttagtggaattatgaccaaaaagttctattttggtctcatctgaccacatgactttctcccatgactcctctggatcatccaaatggtcattggcaaacttaagacgggccttgacatgtgctggtttaagcaggggaaccttccgtgccatgcatgatttcaaaccatgacgtcttagtgtattaccaacagtaaccttggaaacggtggtcccagctcttttcaggtcattgaccagctcctcccgtgtagttctgggctgatttctcacctttcttaggatcattgagaccccacgaggtgagatcttgcatggagccccagtccgagggagattgacagtcatgtttagcttcttccattttctaatgattgctccaacagtggaccttttttcaccaagctgcttggcaatttctccgtagccctttccagccttgtggaggtgtacaattttgtctctagtgtctttggacagctctttggtcttggccatgttagtagttggattcttactgattgtatggggtggacaggtgtctttatgcagctaacgacctcaaacaggtgcatctaatttaggataataaatggagtggaggtggacattttaaaggcagactaacaggtctttgagggtcagaattctagctgatagacaggtgttcaaatacttatttgcagctgtatcatacaaataaatagttaaaaaatcatacattgtgatttctggatttttttttttagattgtctctcacagtggacatgcacctacgatgacaatttcagacccctccatgatttccaagtgggagaacttgcaaaatagcagggtgttcaaatacttattttcctcactgtaactcaGGAGGTGGTGTTTAATCTCATGTGCTATAAAGATGAAGATGAAAGACTATGGCAGGATGATCCATACGAGTACATCCGCATGAAATTCAGTCAGTGTGTTtagagtttaaatacattttaaatctttCCCTCTTTTTGGTGTATGATCTTGTCTAATGGTGATTTCTTGAAATATGATCTGATTGGCTAATTTGTGGTTCCTGTTCCTGTGCTACTGTAGATATATATGACGATCATGTGTTCCCGGCCACGGCTGCTCAGACTCTGTTGTGTAAAGCAGCCAGGAAGAAGAAGGAGGCGAGTCCACCCTCACACCAGTATTTATGGCGAGAGCTTTTGTTTAAATTAGCATTTATATTCTTTGAGTTATTTGCTCAAGTGATGTACAAGAATGCATAAAATGTACAGCCTTTctatttttaattaacattactTTGAAATATTATGCATTTGTAATGTCATTGGAGCAGAAGTCTTGACCTTTTCTGGTGCTTTTTGTTTAGGTTTTGCCTCAGATGATGGAATTTTGTCACCAGATCCTTATAGACCCCAATGCTGACCCTCGCAGGAAGGATGGAGCCCTGCATGTAATCGGCACGTTAGCTCAGTCTTTGCTAAAggttcgtttttgttttttttcatatcaAACAAAATGCTTGGACCACCGCATCATATCAGATACTGTCAAGTGTCTGAGAGTTTTTGGTGTCTGAAATGAAATATTCTGCCAAACTCTCAGTTTGGAATATTACAAGGTTACTCCAGTTGTTTCTTTATATGTTCTGTGTCTTTTTCTGCAGAAGCGAGTGTACAGGGACCAGATGGAGATCATTTTACAAAACTATGTTTTTCCTCTGCTCAACTCGAATCTGTGCTACCTACGGGCcagggtgagtgagtgtgtctagGTTGTATTAGTGCACCTGACAGCAATGTTAATTTAGAACTTCAGATATCAAAACTTCACTAGTTAAAGTCCATTTTCAATGCAACTGTGGTTTCCATGAAGACCTATTTGTGGTATTTCTTGCTGTCTGCGTGTAGTCGTGCTGGGTGCTGCACTCGTTCAGTCCTCTGAAGTTTCATAATGAGCTGGTTCTGAGGAACGCTGTGGAGCTGGTCAAACAGAACCTGGTGGATGATAAGGAGATGCCTGTCAAAGTGGAAGCAGCTATTGCACTACAGACGCTCGTCAGCAACCAGGAGCAAggtttgaacacacacacacacactacaccccAAGCACTAGGAGAGAGACAACggtgtcaaatacaaatatgactcCGCTTTCATTGACTGATGTTTAGAACATAATgtataaactaaattaaaaggtCAATAACATCACACAAGCTTTGGCGTCTTGAAAAAAAATGTGATTCACACGTACACCTGTTATATCATGAGGATTTTTGCATGCGAGACATGAAGTAAAAAAAGTCAGGTTATGTACCTGTGCACACTTGCATTTGTCCAAGCTGTAAGGACTCTTTAATCCCTTAGACTTGATTATATCAACTGACATTTTTTAGTtacttgcattattttttttttttttttgttaaaccaCCTCGTATTAACTCAAAGTTTTTTACAATGGTATGAATACGTATATTATATTGATTGCATATACAATACATGCATGCATTTTAAAAGACTTCTACTTTTCAACATCTCTGACATCCTGATTTGTTATTCCCCCAAATCGGTTTACTCTGGGTAATTGGTTTAAGAGACAAGTAGATTAatccatttatttaaatgcagCACGATTGGATGCTGTCTGCACCTTCTCCCACGTTTTTTTTCTACATTCTTGTCTCCTGGGAGTGTAGCTAAGCTCTATATCAGGCCTGTGATGCAGGAATTGCTGTACGTCATTAAAGAAGCAGAAAATGACGACCTCACCAGCGTCATCCAGAAAATGATCTGTGAATATAACCAGGAAGTGGCTGTGATAGCTGTGGTTATGACACAGAATCTGGTACTGCTCTAGTCTGTGTTTCTAAGCTTATCAGTTAAAAGGTGGTAGATTCATTCTGGCAGAATATTTTTGATGTATGTGTTGTTTGTTGCAGGCTGAGATCTTCAGCAAGGTTCTCCAGAGTGAAGAGTATGAGGAGAGTGAAGATAAGACAGTGATGGCACTGGGCAATCTCAGCACTATAGACACCATACTCACCGTCATGGAGGACCACAAAGAGGTTTGGAAATGTGCTCTGTGTCTAATCATGACAAGTCAAAATGTTATCAGAGAAGATAAAATTCTCTAACAGACTTGTTTTTTGGTGAAAAATATTGACTATATAGTTATTTTTAATCACACTCGATCTGAACAGGTTTTCTCTCTGAAAGTTGAAAATCAAATAAACTGACCCCAAAAGGAGAGTCACTAAGAGTTTATTGTGCTCTTGATCTCTCTGTGTGACAGATCACTCAGCAGCTGGAGGGCATATGCCTGCAGGTCATTGGTCTTGTGCTGCAGAAACCCATCATATGTATGGCAGGTGTGTGGGGGGGTTTGGTGTTTTcatatttatgatttattaaCCTACATTTTGGCTAAAGATAAAAGTTTTCATGACTTCTCATGAAgtagattaaatgtttttttaagattATCCAGAcatcccaaaaacaatacataaggagcgttcacactgacagcgcTTTGCAATGACAAAGTAATGACAAGTCTATTTATTTTCAGTGAGCAGCAGTAACCGTTGGTGTTACAAAAAAGTTTTAACAGTGTTAAACTTTAACATCCAAGTTTAGTGCTGTCAGTACAAACGGGAATTATGAAATGTACATAAAGAATTCTTAAAACATTTGACCACATGGTGGAGCTCTGATATAAAATACATCTTATTTCACTCGAATATCAAAGCAaataatttgatacatttttcatGTATAGGCTTTATCTTATTATTTTTGCCCGTGAAAATTATTCTGTCTTTTTCTGGTGGTGTCATTCATGTCCCGTCTTGTCTCTCTCAGAGTTTTATGAGGAGGTAATGTCACTGGCATTTGGACTCACCTGTCAGTCTATCTCCCCTCAGATGTGGCAACTACTGACTGCTTTGACTACTTCACaggtgtcagacatgcttgtagAGCAATATGAAACACAGCCAAGAGCCAGGCCTAGACTTGATCTCTCTGCTCCACCTTAAACTATAATTCAGCCCATGATTGAACTAGGTTGAAATAGTCATAAATATGATGGATGTGCATACTTGCTTGGAGTCATTAGAAAATGGTTATGGCTATATTGACGGctctattaataatatgatatattaCCCTGTTTATGCAGATATGATGCCTCTCTTGCACAATTATGTTTCTATGGATACAAATATGCTGCTGGCAAATCCCAAGTACCTGGAGGTCATATACACAATGTGCAAAaaggtgcttttttttatttgacctttCTTTAAGTTTTCTAAAGTAGAGATGTCCAGCTGGCAGAGACAGAAATTAACGAGGCATCGGGGCAGTGTATAACTGCATGAATCAGCAGTGGGGTCAGGATCATAATTTGCCCTTAacatatacaattatttacaCACACCTAAATTGCTTGGACAAAATAAGCCATGTCAGTATATGATGATGCCAATGACTGCATTTATTATCAAAATCACTTGTAAAGATGTGATTGCTTTGTGTCATTAACTCCGCAGACTGCACGATCGTAAGATGTGCATCATTGGGCTCTGTGTTCTGATGGAGCTGCCCAGCCGCCCTGCAGTCCTGGTGGAAGTGGTGAGACAGATCGTCCCCTCCGTCCTGCTCCTCTTCCTGGGCTTAAAGCACATATATGCCTCCAGAGTCTTCAAGCCAGAGCAGCTCTCGAGAGATCAAGGTTCAGAGGAGGATGAGAATGGTGAGAttgtggggagagggaaagatatttaaatgctgacagaatggggttaaaggggccatatcaTGGAAAACAGGACTTTTGAAATAAAATCGCATAATCTACTAAGTAGACCTACTTGGTTTACAACGCAAAGCTCCACCAAGATCATTAATGGAGACTAAAcgttaaaaacaaaaagcattagcaaatgtactttttacattAGATaaaattttgtcattttaatcatttattcaaagtgacttgcaaatgaaattttttttgcaattcaaaaatgTACCCATTTTTACGTGTCATCGGAAGAGTTGGATTATACGTTTCACATGCATAGAGATtagctactgtacctttaaaatgttttataagaaATATGACCTAATTTGCATTTTGAAGTGTTAAAGGTGCAGTAGCAAAACATcctgtttaattctaagggtcagaaAGAGGGTGGGAAATGGTTGTGTAAAAAGATTGTTTTTGATGCAAGAAACTTGAACATCAAAAGTGTtcttcatggaaaaataaaatgctCCAAAATGATAGAAAATGGCCCCTTTACCAGAACAGAGCACATTGAATGTATTAAAGTCTTTAAGCTTTGACCTTTCAAGtccaatttattttgttgttgttgcttttggAGGTTTTTATGGTTATTCTAATCTTGCCGCTTCATGAAGTCCTTACCTCACTCTACCTCAGGTAAACTAATCCTTGCACAGGAAGTGCTATTTGTGGCATATTGCTTGAGGTTAGTCTTTAGCCATCAAGCATTACGGATGACTGAGAACTGATTTTATCCCGGTAACTGGGCCCTGAGACGTGAGGGAATGAAGGAATGACTGGCGAGTGTTAGTTTAAAACGTTTCTGAACCAAAGACATCAGACGTTTGACTTGCAGGAATTAATTACAACCTTATAACCCCGAATCACTGTCCTTCATTCTTACAGCTTGTAGTGAGGTAGAAAGCCCTTTTttactgttaaaggaatatttcttcCAAAACTGaaaatctctcatttactca is a window encoding:
- the LOC127638917 gene encoding importin-8-like produces the protein MAVPAMLQRSILSLQIFTWKTYATGIQQVLLKVIDQYRQKQYVSPRGPPAGIDLHDSGCLTLDHMETNETTHADIYDDHVFPATAAQTLLCKAARKKKEVLPQMMEFCHQILIDPNADPRRKDGALHVIGTLAQSLLKKRVYRDQMEIILQNYVFPLLNSNLCYLRARSCWVLHSFSPLKFHNELVLRNAVELVKQNLVDDKEMPVKVEAAIALQTLVSNQEQG